The Pochonia chlamydosporia 170 chromosome 1, whole genome shotgun sequence genome window below encodes:
- a CDS encoding pre-mRNA splicing factor CLF1 (similar to Metarhizium acridum CQMa 102 XP_007809353.1) has product MPAPKPPKSLKNSCTVVYDGTLYSYSPEGFMSIRLEDGAKWKTLDTGVKVTGATCVGSAKPKNIDPAFFVVGGQADSDAYPGLQKYTYSTGKWTTITPTNMVTKHRQWHSTTYIEATDTIMVFGGNQDGKSGPSADTFIIQASEPYTVSQPPAVQAPNKPPASLRPILTKATVADVVMVGGGHGADSTKVYWYSVGGNWRYTDISLAEPIQKDTQSIQGIVVSGQDQLKSLILFDMSQSPNKVSRVVLQDASGKPMTNSKIITSRHLGISSEDKRQQTADNWPQYNSTLAPKETRENFAMAEGPNGTVIFSGGNDDSPIAIFDATNNGWINATSFFSSEQKVLSTTSTTSSAASTSTIFTSTSTTSSAAVTSTAAGTLPPPPDKPEDSGPSSNAILGITLGSIAGFLALLGLILLLLRRRKKQLGHTEAGRPSHTPSEEKDMSTFNKSTFSAAGHLRGHRPQASAESYSSVAILMGRMNKEKSGLTRKPSNDTARSSVSSLHKQFKSTISKPIPQSMVHPALQAHDERGVAFAPSVAEPRPRNGPMEASDGMRRSSGWNRYWSGGSALQILGFGNGKRNTMTSEQSSRYSEATNNPRVTQDSATVPPLNFEGRPAVNSVNSGSPVVAQYTSKMPFTEGMSGTIERPVSPVSSGYSSGIPESINEIWDPKEANKPWGANRAPSSAYGPASYRGSEAPGGASGSTPPSGVSKQPQLAMASTSDMSWLNLGDQSRV; this is encoded by the coding sequence ATGCCGGCCCCCAAACCCCCAAAGTCGTTGAAAAATTCGTGCACCGTCGTATATGATGGCACACTATACTCATACTCACCTGAAGGCTTCATGTCCATTCGTCTCGAGGACGGTGCGAAATGGAAGACACTCGACACTGGCGTAAAGGTAACTGGTGCAACTTGTGTTGGCAGTGCCAAACCGAAAAATATTGATCCCGCCTTCTTCGTGGTCGGTGGCCAGGCAGACTCCGACGCCTATCCTGGCTTACAAAAATATACGTATTCGACTGGAAAGTGGACGACAATCACACCGACAAATATGGTCACCAAACACCGACAATGGCACTCAACCACATATATCGAAGCAACTGACACAATCATGGTATTCGGCGGCAACCAAGATGGAAAGTCCGGCCCGTCGGCAGACACCTTTATCATCCAGGCTTCAGAACCCTACACAGTCAGCCAACCCCCGGCGGTCCAGGCACCAAATAAACCCCCGGCCAGCCTTCGACCGATTCTTACCAAGGCCACCGTTGCCGATGTTGTTATGGTTGGAGGCGGCCACGGTGCTGACAGCACCAAGGTGTACTGGTATAGTGTTGGAGGTAACTGGCGATACACCGACATAAGTTTGGCTGAGCCTATTCAAAAGGACACACAGTCAATACAAGGAATAGTCGTCTCCGGGCAGGATCAGTTGAAGAGCCTGATATTGTTCGACATGAGCCAATCACCCAACAAAGTTTCTCGGGTCGTCTTGCAGGATGCAAGTGGAAAGCCAATGACAAATTCAAAAATTATCACATCCCGCCATCTCGGTATCTCATCAGAGGACAAGCGTCAACAGACTGCAGACAATTGGCCACAGTACAACTCAACTTTAGCACCGAAGGAAACAAGGGAAAATTTTGCCATGGCTGAAGGGCCCAATGGCACGGTCATCTTTTCCGGCGGCAACGATGACAGCCCTATTGCCATTTTTGACGCAACAAACAATGGCTGGATCAACGCTActtccttcttcagcagcgAACAAAAAGTTCTCTCGACCACCTCTACAACctcttcagcagcctccaCCTCTACGATATTCACATCAACTTCTACCACGTCTTCGGCTGCGGTTACTTCCACCGCAGCGGGAACTTTGCCTCCACCGCCCGACAAGCCAGAGGACTCAGGACCAAGTTCCAATGCCATTCTCGGTATTACGTTGGGTTCCATTGCGGGCTTCCTTGCACTGCTTGGTCTCattctgcttctccttcggcGGCGCAAGAAGCAACTTGGCCACACGGAGGCAGGCCGGCCAAGCCATACCCCATcagaagaaaaagacatGTCAACCTTCAACAAGAGCACGTTCTCTGCCGCAGGACATCTCAGAGGACACCGGCCACAGGCATCGGCTGAATCATATTCCTCTGTTGCCATTCTCATGGGACGGATGAATAAAGAGAAGTCTGGATTGACCAGGAAACCAAGCAATGATACTGCTCGCAGCTCTGTAAGCTCTTTGCACAAGCAATTCAAAAGCACAATCAGCAAGCCTATTCCTCAGAGTATGGTGCATCCCGCTTTACAGGCTCATGATGAGCGTGGCGTAGCATTTGCCCCATCGGTAGCAGAGCCGCGTCCCCGGAACGGTCCCATGGAAGCCAGTGACGGTATGCGTCGAAGCTCCGGGTGGAATCGAtattggtctggtggtagTGCCCTCCAAATCCTTgggtttggcaatggaaaACGAAACACCATGACATCTGAACAGAGTTCTCGTTACTCAGAAGCAACCAACAACCCTAGAGTTACACAAGACTCTGCAACGGTACCTCCACTGAATTTTGAAGGGCGACCTGCTGTGAACAGTGTTAATTCTGGCAGTCCGGTGGTTGCCCAATATACGAGCAAGATGCCTTTCACAGAAGGCATGTCAGGGACGATTGAGAGACCTGTTTCTCCAGTATCCTCAGGGTATTCTAGCGGCATCCCGGAAAGTATCAATGAGATATGGGATCCCAAGGAGGCCAATAAGCCGTGGGGTGCCAATCGCGCCCCGAGCAGCGCATACGGGCCAGCCTCGTATAGGGGTTCAGAAGCTCCTGGCGGCGCTTCGGGGTCGACGCCCCCTTCAGGCGTGAGCAAGCAGCCGCagttggcaatggcatccaCGTCTGATATGAGCTGGCTCAACCTTGGGGATCAATCTCGGGTTTAA
- a CDS encoding phosphorus acquisition-controlling protein (similar to Cordyceps militaris CM01 XP_006671469.1), with protein sequence MASATWDGQDQHMASTTEDEFNQFLDMSGMGNMGDGMQFDFHGFQDGSSQSMMNQHHHQHQHRQQTDAIMGDADSSSHIIPRSDGLLQNHTPAMVTTAAMQTQLLATSAPSDTISSIDAQIQYLQQQKFHQQQRQLQEQRATFFASQSHSVPPTPQSMEMPPGSGQFYSQAEQMPQRTAYDRGYHQRIAEQQDMAFTPLVSPAVTPLDPHFNMENAFTVPGAYFSPLTSPALHAQNDSSSVYDHSTQSNNSPVEMDLEAPAIAPTAGSSTNLSKKARKNNAVKARGKGVKNSPIVKPQRRKTGPSPAIVSQVLNEVDERGMQSADQGLLPLPATSTEGSEENASVSPENLTEMPPPPVPARRSTSKSPYIQAQNGNSQQPTPRSLAEEQKEKQQQQQQPHPATPASLMKLPASKAKKPLAINQELAGQEQHTVTENIESLELPESISNRPLAPINTSLMSPSPRLEPNSSRSASQQPLQSPIIRTPGTVSASQSPQLRPGSSGPSARKTPQLASRNSRKRSTGSVHASPALLPRISPNIKPLLPGTPGLSMEDTASRLLMTKSNYQNILEGNTVPGVSYPTELSTNLTSKRTSHKIAEQGRRNRINSALQIMASLLPDQQKLEDEEAEKKDSKSQANMPNSKASVVENAIVHMKHLQQENGDLKLELQELKSQLEKLRAPAT encoded by the exons atggcttCAGCAACCTGGGATGGTCAGGACCAGCATATGGCTTCCACAACCGAAGATGAATTCAACCAGTTCCTTGACATGAGCGGCATGGGAAATATGGGCGACGGCATGCAGTTTGACTTCCACGGATTTCAGGATGGTTCCTCTCAGTCGATGATgaatcaacaccatcaccaacatcagcacCGGCAACAAACCGACGCCATCATGGGCGATGCTGATTCCTCTTCTCATATCATCCCCCGCAGTGACGGCCTGCTGCAAAATCATACACCCGCCATGGTGACGACTGCCGCTATGCAAACTCAATTGCTTGCGACTTCTGCCCCAAGCGACACCATTTCAAGCATTGACGCTCAGATCCAGTatctccagcagcaaaagTTTCACCAGCAACAGCGTCAACTTCAAGAGCAGCGGGCGACTTTTTTTGCCAGTCAAAGCCACTCGGTTCCTCCTACTCCGCAAAGCATGGAGATGCCGCCTGGTAGTGGGCAGTTTTACTCCCAGGCAGAGCAAATGCCTCAGCGAACTGCCTATGACCGTGGGTATCATCAAAGAATTGCGGAACAACAAGAT ATGGCCTTTACTCCGCTTGTTTCTCCGGCTGTGACGCCTTTGGATCCTCACTTCAACATGGAAAATGCCTTCACAGTTCCCGGAGCTTATTTCAGTCCCTTAACTTCGCCTGCTTTGCACGCCCAAAACGACTCATCATCTGTTTACGACCATAGCACGCAATCTAATAACTCGCCTGTCGAAATGGATTTGGAAGCACCTGCTATTGCTCCAACTGCAGGGTCAAGTACAAATTTGTCCAAGAAGGCTAGAAAGAATAATGCAGTCAAGGCACGAGGTAAAGGTGTGAAGAATTCTCCTATTGTGAAGCCGCAACGACGGAAAACGGGACCCAGCCCAGCCATTGTGTCACAAGTGCTGAACGAGGTGGATGAGAGAGGTATGCAGTCAGCCGACCAGGGGCTACTCCCTCTGCCAGCCACATCAACTGAGGGTTCGGAAGAAAATGCTTCTGTATCACCCGAAAACCTGACTGAAATGCCTCCCCCTCCTGTTCCTGCTCGGCGATCGACTAGCAAATCTCCCTACATTCAAGCTCAGAACGGCAACTCACAGCAGCCCACGCCTCGCTCCCTCGCCGAGGAACAAAAGgagaagcaacaacaacaacaacagccgCATCCGGCCACACCAGCTTCGTTAATGAAACTGCCTGCTTCCAAAGCTAAGAAGCCGCTCGCGATCAACCAGGAACTGGCAGGACAGGAACAGCACACTGTTACGGAAAACATTGAATCGCTTGAGCTACCGGAGTCAATATCAAACCGACCCCTTGCGCCAATCAATACATCCCTCATGTCACCATCTCCTCGCCTCGAACCGAACTCTTCAAGGAGTGCTTCGCAGCAGCCTCTCCAGTCTCCAATTATCCGAACCCCAGGCACAGTATCAGCGAGTCAAAGTCCTCAGTTACGACCTGGGTCGTCCGGGCCCAGTGCGCGCAAGACACCTCAGCTGGCTTCTAGAAATAGCAGAAAACGATCGACCGGTTCGGTTCACGCCTCACCTGCTTTGTTGCCTCGGATATCCCCCAACATTAAACCCCTTCTGCCTGGAACACCTGGTCTATCCATGGAGGACACGGCTTCACGTTTGCTCATGACCAAATCTAACTACCAGAACATTTTGGAAGGGAATACTGTACCCGGTGTCTCATACCCCACCGAGTTGTCGACAAATCTCACATCAAAACGGACATCCCACAAGATTGCGGAGCAGGGGCGGAGAAATCGCATCAATTCCGCCCTCCAAATCATGGCAAGTCTTTTGCCGGATCAACAAAAgttggaagatgaggaggccgagAAGAAAGACAGCAAGTCGCAGGCCAACATGCCGAATAGCAAAGCCAGTGTGGTGGAGAATGCCATTGTGCACATGAAGCATCTTCAACAGGAGAATGGTGATCTGAAACTAGAACTACAGGAGCTGAAAAGTCAGCTGGAAAAGCTAAGAGCACCTGCGACTTGA
- a CDS encoding mRNA export factor mex67 (similar to Verticillium alfalfae VaMs.102 XP_003003553.1) yields the protein MAPRGPRAGVAQRANRGATTGAKTTTRGGVQKKRAGVTRTDMDGDLDMDAVGKRPTKSATTETKGPRARPTKSGPGKNPRGISTAAQTVLKHLKGNDGSSLASRVSAASSGRTTRAKGKGANLHFLRVHGLKQSKAASNQDGGLSDLLAFIERKASSFTTGKQARQIMIKKSHMVGDYVFVGAAKEDADEILKLNTFTFAGAQLEIVESTEDLAYQNKATESKETQELRAKLQAILSQRYLGANKLLKLDALASDAELVTMGMFENRDRALKTFKGLMAICDGLFKTATEKREAIESISLANNSIDDVSQVESVATTFPQLKNLDMSGNQIANMAALEKWKGKFKALETIYMTGNPIETADSNYKPTLLQWFPKLQDVNGVQLRTAQQIAEQEAASKPKPIPQSGPDFRDVNGIGENFLLEFFTAYDNDRQGLASRLYDDGSQFSLAIDTQSVRDTDAPAPMPWSSYIKFSRNLVKITHQNARVQRLFKGASVIHDLWKGLPPTKHPNIKDELSKYIMDCHPLPGLADPTGQNRLGVDGLIISVHGEFEEYDQKTAAVGKRSFSRTFVLGPGQPGKGPIRVVSDLLSLRAFSPLPNVFVAPNQPPAGSNDNTNNQHQAMIAELCKQTGMVPQYSEMCLSQVGWEFDKALVIFNEKKAQLPPDAFAAPPQ from the exons ATGGCTCCACGAGGTCCTCGCGCCGGCGTCGCTCAACGCGCAAACAGAGGCGCTACCACTGGAGCAAAAACAACTACAAGAGGAGGTgtacagaagaagagagcagGTGTCACCAGAACCGACATGGATGGCGaccttgacatggacgctGTCGGCAAACGACCTACAAAGTCAGCCACAACCGAAACGAAAGGCCCCAGAGCACGACCAACAAAGTCTGGCCCGGGAAAAAACCCTCGAGGCATTTCAACAGCCGCCCAGACCGTTTTGAAGCATCTGAAAGGAAATGATGGTTCTAGCCTTGCTTCCAGGGTTTCTGCGGCCAGCTCGGGGCGCACTACTAGGGCGAAAGGCAAGGGAGCCAATTTGCACTTTCTCCGTGTCCATGGTTTGAAGCAGAGTAAAGCAGCGAGTAATCAAGACGGTGGACTTAGTGATCTGTTGGCCTTCATAGAAAGAAAAGCATCATCATTCACCACAGGAAAACAAGCACGACAAATTATGATAAAAAAG TCACACATGGTTGGGGATTACGTCTTTGTTGGTGCCGCGAAAGAGGATGCAGACGAAATCTTGAAACTCAACACCTTCACGTTTGCCGGCGCGCAACTGGAGATTGTTGAGTCCACGGAGGATTTAGCATATCAGAATAAAGCAACAGAGTCCAAGGAGACCCAAGAGCTTAGAGCCAAGCTACAGGCTATTCTAAGCCAGCGGTATTTGGGTGCAAATAAGCTCTTGAAACTCGACGCACTTGCATCAGATGCCGAACTCGTCACGATGGGCATGTTCGAGAACCGAGATCGCGCTCTCAAAACGTTCAAGGGTCTCATGGCAATCTGTGATGGGTTATTCAAGACAGCGACGGAGAAACGCGAAGCGATTGAAAGCATCAGTCTCGCGAACAATAGCATTGATGACGTTTCTCAAGTTGAATCAGTGGCGACAACATTCCCGCAATTGAAGAATCTCGATATGAGCGGAAATCAAATagccaacatggcggcaCTTGAAAAGTGGAAGGGTAAATTCAAGGCCCTGGAAACTATATACATGACAGGAAATCCTATCGAAACGGCGGACTCCAACTACAAACCGACACTACTGCAGTGGTTTCCTAAACTCCAGGACGTCAACGGCGTACAACTTCGCACGGCTCAACAAATAGCGGAACAAGAAGCGGCATCAAAGCCGAAGCCTATCCCGCAGAGCGGTCCAGACTTCCGCGATGTGAATGGCATTGGTGAGAACTTTCTCCTAGAATTCTTCACTGCTTACGACAACGATCGGCAAGGGCTGGCATCCAGGCTATATGACGATGGCAGTCAATTCTCACTAGCGATCGACACACAGTCGGTTAGGGACACAGATGCCCCCGCTCCAATGCCATGGAGCTCCTACATCAAGTTCTCTCGGAACCTGGTCAAGATCACGCATCAAAATGCCAGAGTTCAGCGGCTCTTTAAGGGAGCCAGCGTCATCCACGACTTGTGGAAAGGTTTGCCGCCGACCAAACACCCCAATATCAAGGACGAGCTCAGCAAGTACATCATGGACTGCCATCCACTGCCGGGTCTTGCCGACCCAACTGGCCAGAACAGGTTGGGCGTGGATGGGTTGATCATTTCAGTGCATGGAGAATTCGAAGAATACGATCAAAAGACGGCAGCGGTCGGCAAGCGAAGCTTTTCGCGGACCTTTGTCCTTGGCCCTGGTCAGCCCGGCAAGGGACCTATTCGAGTTGTCAGTGATTTGTTGTCACTGAGAGCATTCAGTCCGCTGCCAAACGTCTTTGTCGCACCAAATCAACCTCCGGCGGGGagcaacgacaacaccaacaatcaGCATCAGGCAATGATTGCTGAATTGTGCAAACAAACAGGCATGGTCCCTCAGTATTCGGAAATGTGTCTGTCCCAAGTTGGGTgggagtttgacaaggccCTGGTGATATTCAACGAGAAAAAG GCTCAGTTACCACCGGACGCGTTCGCCGCGCCACCTCAGTAA
- a CDS encoding GABA permease (similar to Coccidioides immitis RS XP_001244747.1): MTVENDSPKGDVETVIEVYELHASASSGRARRDHDQLARLGKKSVLKRHFSFMSILGFSCTVLITWEVTLIVYPQSLLNGGPAGVVYSFLVVWLGNACLFSTLSELASLAPTSGGQYHWVSMLAPRSCAKFLSYVTGWLALTGWQGITSSVGYLMGTTIQGLIALTVPSYSPQPWQGTLLLCASVLLCVLVNGGGSSILPKIEGMILVLHILGFCAFLITLLTLANHNDVSPIFTTFYNGGGWPSQGLSFMVGLMGNVYAIVGVDSSFHMSEEVKNPSITVPRSVMTSIAINGVAGFAMVIAILLAIDINNIEAAITSRTGFPFMDLLLKVTGSMSGTALLITIIIIMCAFCSIGVFASSSRVMWSFARDRGLPFWRHLSKVDPRTSVPLWAIAVTTVISCLLALINIGSTIAFNVVVCLSVSGVYSSYLIVTVLLLYRRCTGALEISNPHVSDSSGKELVWGPWHIPGVYGIINNVFAIAYLIIILIVSCFPPVIPVQASTMNYSSIITGSVTIFSVVYYLGWARKVYQGPIVEI; this comes from the exons ATGACTGTCGAAAATGACAGCCCAAAAGGTGACGTCGAGACCGTAATTGAGGTCTACGAACTTCATGCATCTGCCTCGAGTGGGCGTGCGAGACGAGACCACGATCAATTAGCTCGGTTAGGCAAAAAATCTGTTCTCAAG CGTCACTTTAGTTTCATGTCCATCCTAGGCTTCAGCTGCACCGTCCTCATCACCTGGGAAGTCACCCTCATCGTCTACCCCCAGAGCCTTCTCAACGGCGGCCCAGCCGGCGTCGTGTACAGTTTCCTAGTCGTCTGGCTAGGCAACGCCTGCCTCTTCTCTACCCTCTCGGAGCTCGCATCCCTCGCCCCTACATCAGGAGGCCAATACCACTGGGTATCGATGCTGGCTCCCCGGTCCTGCGCCAAGTTCCTCAGCTACGTGACCGGTTGGCTGGCGTTGACGGGATGGCAGGGCATAACATCTTCTGTTGGATACCTCATGGGGACGACGATCCAAGGGTTAATCGCTCTGACAGTCCCGTCGTACAGTCCGCAGCCATGGCAGGGAACTTTGCTGCTTTGCGCCTCCGTCTTGCTCTGCGTTCTCGTCAACGGAGGAGGAAGCTCGATACTTCCCAAGATTGAGGGGATGATTCTGGTTCTTCACATTCTGGGCTTCTGTGCCTTTCTTATTACCTTGCTTACTCTTGCGAACCACAATGACGTTTCGCCTATTTTTACTACTTTTTACAATGGAGGTGGCTGGCCGAGTCAGGGACTGTCGTTTATGGTTGGTTTGATGGGTAATGTCTATGCAATCGTCG GTGTCGACTCATCTTTCCAC ATGTCAGAAGAGGTCAAAAACCCTTCAATAACAGTACCACGCTCAGTCATGACCAGCATAGCTATAAATGGCGTGGCAGGTTTCGCAATGGTGATTGCCATACTCTTGGCCATTGATATCAACAACATAGAAGCCGCGATAACGTCTCGCACTGGCTTCCCGTTCATGGACCTGCTCCTCAAGGTGACGGGATCTATGTCTGGGACCGCTCTTCTAATAACCATCATAATTATAATGTGCGCTTTCTGCTCTATCGGCGTCTTTGCCTCGTCATCTCGGGTCATGTGGTCCTTTGCCCGAGATCGTGGTCTGCCGTTCTGGCGCCATTTATCAAAG GTCGATCCTCGCACCTCCGTTCCATTGTGGGCCATTGCCGTCACAACCGTCATCTCAtgcctcctcgccctcatcaacatcggATCTACCATTGCTTTCAACGTTGTCGTCTGCCTCTCCGTCTCAGGCGTCTATTCCTCCTACCTCATCGTCACCGTTTTACTCCTCTATCGCCGTTGCACAGGCGCCCTCGAAATATCTAATCCCCATGTCTCGGATTCGTCTGGCAAGGAGCTTGTTTGGGGCCCATGGCATATCCCCGGCGTCtatggcatcatcaacaacgttTTCGCAATTGCTTATTTAATAATCATCTTGATTGTTAGCTGCTTCCCTCCGGTGATTCCGGTCCAGGCATCAACTATGAACTACAGCAGTATAATAACAGGGAGCGTCACCATTTTCAGTGTCGTGTACTACTTGGGGTGGGCGCGGAAAGTGTACCAGGGACCTATTGTTGAGATTTGA
- a CDS encoding protein-tyrosine phosphatase (similar to Coccidioides immitis RS XP_001240007.1), with translation MAPSSRHAQNMGQIIEYIPDRLYLGAYVHPPTADTLFPGSESPVASRKRSHRTLDSASSLSNGRQAPCYFTVDDSLLYNAFHHDFGPLHIGHLYRFAIRFHDILGAKENKDRPVVFWSAADPRSRANAACMLACYMVLIQNWPPHLALAPIAQVDPPLMPFRDAGYSQADYGITVQDVVYGVWKAKEEKCIDLDNFDLEMYEKFERVEHGDFNWITPHFLAFASPQHTPIAKLTEDSELWPLLPRDLDAVDAHPTLPQPFKNVLKHFSEKNIGLVVRLNSHLYSPSYFEALGIQHLDMIFDDGTCPPLTTVRKFIRLAHETITVKKKGIAVHCKAGLGRTGCLIGAYLIYRHGFTADEIISFMRFMRPGMVVGPQQHWLHLNQGTFREWWVEERVERRLRREMAAANPPPSTPIRAMQKTNLRNGQMSTPPNRSPSNRTPLSEVDQDRKNGVQEDYLPAPTPGQPRKTTRAVDRHHPYQRSGAAHRTSIEEEKGVEHETEIMAMHRHSQGTDSDEELHLRMRSHRKASASPSRGERVRAVSQTTSTIYLIDNDASQDAENIGSGRPKTVDRVASTPSIMTKVRGSKRGGSESPLRAKDSAGIRKTSGRVGSSSMSVSASAASTARKVSGSS, from the exons ATGGCTCCTTCTTCCAGGCACGCGCAGAACATGGGGCAGATCATTGAGTATATTCCAG ACCGCCTTTATCTCGGTGCCTATGTCCATCCTCCCACGGCCGATACCCTCTTCCCCGGTTCCGAATCGCCAGTCGCATCGAGGAAACGATCGCATAGAACATTGGACTCTGCCTCCTCATTGAGCAATGGTCGTCAGGCGCCGTGTTACTTTACGGTTGATGATTCCCTTTTGTACAATGCCTTTCATCATGACTTTGGCCCTCTTCACATTGGTCACTTGTACCGATTTGCCATTCGATTCCACGATATCCTAGGCGccaaggagaacaaggacCGGCCTGTGGTTTTCTGGAGCGCTGCTGACCCAAGAA GTCGTGCAAATGCTGCCTGTATGCTTGCTTGCTACATGGTTCTCATTCAAAATTGGCCGCCGCATTTGGCCCTGGCTCCCATTGCCCAGGTTGACCCGCCTTTGATGCCCTTCCGCGATGCTGGTTACAGCCAAGCAGATTATGGTATTACCGTGCAAGATGTTGTGTATGGAGTGTGGAAAGCCAAGGAGGAGAAATGCATCGATCTGGACAACTTTGACCTTGAAATGTACGAAAAGTTTGAGCGTGTGGAGCACGGTGACTTCAACTGGATTACTCCTCACTTCCTGGCATTTGCTTCTCCTCAACACACGCCCATCGCCAAGCTTACAGAGGATTCTGAGCTCTGGCCGTTGCTGCCCAGAGATTTGGATGCCGTCGATGCTCACCCAACACTGCCACAGCCTTTCAAGAATGTGTTGAAACACTTCTCCGAGAAGAAcattggtctggtggttcgACTGAACTCTCACTTGTACTCTCCGTCATACTTTGAGGCGCTTGGTATTCAGCACCTTGATATGATCTTTGACGATGGAACGTGCCCTCCCCTCACGACTGTCCGCAAGTTTATCCGGCTAGCGCACGAGACCATTACCGTCAAGAAAAAGGGCATTGCAGTGCACTGCAAGGCTGGACTCGGCCGAACTGGTTGCCTCATTGGCGCATACTTGATTTACAGACACGGCTTCACTGCCGATGAGATTATTTCATTTATGCGCTTCATGCGACCCGGTATGGTTGTAGGTCCTCAGCAGCACTGGCTCCATCTGAACCAGGGCACATTCCGAGAGTGGTGGGTTGAGGAACGTGTTGAGCGTCGTCTGAGGAGAGAGATGGCTGCCGCAAACCCTCCTCCGAGCACACCCATCAGAGCTATGCAAAAGACGAATTTGCGCAATGGACAAATGTCCACCCCCCCGAACCGTAGCCCATCGAATCGCACTCCCCTCAGCGAAGTCGACCAGGACCGAAAGAACGGAGTACAAGAAGACTACCTGCCGGCTCCCACTCCAGGGCAACCTCGCAAGACGACACGAGCTGTCGATCGTCACCATCCCTATCAGCGATCAGGTGCAGCTCATAGAACGAGCAtcgaggaagagaaaggcgTCGAGCACGAGACGGAAATAATGGCCATGCATCGCCATTCACAAGGCACCGACTCAGACGAAGAGCTACACCTTCGAATGCGTAGCCATCGCAAGGCATCCGCGTCACCTAGCCGAGGTGAGAGGGTCCGCGCAGTTAGCCAGACGACGTCTACCATCTATCTCATCGATAACGACGCCTCGCAAGATGCGGAGAACATTGGTTCCGGCCGACCAAAGACCGTGGATCGTGTTGCTAGTACACCTAGCATCATGACCAAGGTTCGTGGTAGTAAGCGAGGTGGATCTGAGTCTCCCCTGCGAGCCAAGGACTCAGCTGGAATCCGAAAGACAAGCGGCCGTGTGGGCAGCTCCAGCATGTCCGTATCGGCATCGGCTGCGTCTACGGCACGCAAAGTCTCAGGGTCGTCATAG